A portion of the Oncorhynchus gorbuscha isolate QuinsamMale2020 ecotype Even-year linkage group LG19, OgorEven_v1.0, whole genome shotgun sequence genome contains these proteins:
- the LOC124005416 gene encoding hepatic leukemia factor-like isoform X1, with protein MSRQLTQLLTPDLPAGASPQFGNCNQSGGSISGGHLNSMASLKSLLQHPMKGDRAILKECCDVKDKDRTITDMDEDSLGGGNGGCNMRSGSSGVSSSNSNVSGGGAGGFNQSAFLGPLLWERTLPVEGGLFQLQYMDLEEFLTENGMGGVHGQNSSSTAQIPSQSSQSAVPNQSSQCPPSSPPPCSSASSSSSSSSPSLIGLEVAQSNMQGGLDYGGSQSSMNDDCGSPGSSVSSSSCTPLMTPTSNGPDVMGSFEPDAADVALSSVPGQDAFDPRRHRFSEDELKPQPMIKKARKMLVPADLKVGSQRDDKYWSRRCKNNEAAKRSRDARRLKENQISVRAAFLERENQALRQEVADMRKELGRCRNILNKYENRHGDQ; from the exons ATGTCCAGGCAGCTCACCCAGCTCCTGACCCCGGACCTCCCAGCCGGCGCTAGCCCGCAGTTCGGGAATTGCAACCAGTCTGGGGGCTCCATCAGCGGTGGACACCTCAACTCCATGGCTAGTTTGaaatccctcctgcagcatcCGATGAAGGGAGACCGTGCAATTCTCAAAGAGTGCTGCGACGTTAAAG ACAAAGACAGAACCATCACAGACATGGATGAGGACTCCTTGGGTGGCGGGAACGGCGGCTGCAACATGCGTAGCGGCAGCAGCGGGgtgagcagcagcaacagtaacgtCAGcggaggaggagctggaggatTTAACCAGTCTGCGTTCCTGGGACCCCTCCTGTGGGAGAGGACCCTGCCAGTGGAAGGAGGCCTCTTCCAGCTGCAGTACATGGACCTGGAGGAATTCCTCACAGAGAACGGCATGGGCGGAGTCCACGGCCAGAACAGTTCCAGTACAGCCCAGATCCCATCCCAGAGTTCCCAGTCGGCGGTGCCCAATCAGAGTTCCCAGTGCCCCCCCTCATCGCCCCCACCCTGCtcttcagcctcctcctcctcatcctcatcttcCCCGTCGCTCATCGGCCTGGAGGTGGCCCAGTCCAACATGCAGGGAGGACTTGACTATG GAGGCAGTCAATCGAGCATGAACGACGACTGCGGCTCGCCCGGTTCCTCCGTCTCCTCTTCGTCCTGCACTCCTCTCATGACGCCCACATCCAACGGTCCAGACGTGATGGGTAGCTTTGAACCCGACGCGGCCGACGTGGCTCTGTCCAGTGTGCCTGGCCAGGACGCCTTCGACCCCCGCAGACACCGCTTCAGCGAGGATGAACTCAAACCACAGCCCATGATCAAGAAGGCCCGCAAGATGCTGGTGCCAGCAGACCTCAAGGTTGGTAGTCAGAGA GATGATAAGTACTGGTCCCGGCGGTGTAAGAACAACGAGGCAGCCAAGCGTTCCCGTGACGCGCGGCGCTTGAAAGAAAACCAGATCTCGGTCCGCGCCGctttcctggagagagagaaccaggcaCTCAGACAGGAAGTGGCTGACATGAGGAAGGAGCTTGGTCGCTGCCGCAACATTCTCAACAAATATGAGAATCGCCATGGAGACCAGTGa
- the LOC124005416 gene encoding hepatic leukemia factor-like isoform X2, with translation MSRQLTQLLTPDLPAGASPQFGNCNQSGGSISGGHLNSMASLKSLLQHPMKGDRAILKECCDVKDKDRTITDMDEDSLGGGNGGCNMRSGSSGVSSSNSNVSGGGAGGFNQSAFLGPLLWERTLPVEGGLFQLQYMDLEEFLTENGMGGVHGQNSSSTAQIPSQSSQSAVPNQSSQCPPSSPPPCSSASSSSSSSSPSLIGLEVAQSNMQGGLDYGGSQSSMNDDCGSPGSSVSSSSCTPLMTPTSNGPDVMGSFEPDAADVALSSVPGQDAFDPRRHRFSEDELKPQPMIKKARKMLVPADLKDDKYWSRRCKNNEAAKRSRDARRLKENQISVRAAFLERENQALRQEVADMRKELGRCRNILNKYENRHGDQ, from the exons ATGTCCAGGCAGCTCACCCAGCTCCTGACCCCGGACCTCCCAGCCGGCGCTAGCCCGCAGTTCGGGAATTGCAACCAGTCTGGGGGCTCCATCAGCGGTGGACACCTCAACTCCATGGCTAGTTTGaaatccctcctgcagcatcCGATGAAGGGAGACCGTGCAATTCTCAAAGAGTGCTGCGACGTTAAAG ACAAAGACAGAACCATCACAGACATGGATGAGGACTCCTTGGGTGGCGGGAACGGCGGCTGCAACATGCGTAGCGGCAGCAGCGGGgtgagcagcagcaacagtaacgtCAGcggaggaggagctggaggatTTAACCAGTCTGCGTTCCTGGGACCCCTCCTGTGGGAGAGGACCCTGCCAGTGGAAGGAGGCCTCTTCCAGCTGCAGTACATGGACCTGGAGGAATTCCTCACAGAGAACGGCATGGGCGGAGTCCACGGCCAGAACAGTTCCAGTACAGCCCAGATCCCATCCCAGAGTTCCCAGTCGGCGGTGCCCAATCAGAGTTCCCAGTGCCCCCCCTCATCGCCCCCACCCTGCtcttcagcctcctcctcctcatcctcatcttcCCCGTCGCTCATCGGCCTGGAGGTGGCCCAGTCCAACATGCAGGGAGGACTTGACTATG GAGGCAGTCAATCGAGCATGAACGACGACTGCGGCTCGCCCGGTTCCTCCGTCTCCTCTTCGTCCTGCACTCCTCTCATGACGCCCACATCCAACGGTCCAGACGTGATGGGTAGCTTTGAACCCGACGCGGCCGACGTGGCTCTGTCCAGTGTGCCTGGCCAGGACGCCTTCGACCCCCGCAGACACCGCTTCAGCGAGGATGAACTCAAACCACAGCCCATGATCAAGAAGGCCCGCAAGATGCTGGTGCCAGCAGACCTCAAG GATGATAAGTACTGGTCCCGGCGGTGTAAGAACAACGAGGCAGCCAAGCGTTCCCGTGACGCGCGGCGCTTGAAAGAAAACCAGATCTCGGTCCGCGCCGctttcctggagagagagaaccaggcaCTCAGACAGGAAGTGGCTGACATGAGGAAGGAGCTTGGTCGCTGCCGCAACATTCTCAACAAATATGAGAATCGCCATGGAGACCAGTGa